A stretch of Anaerobiospirillum thomasii DNA encodes these proteins:
- a CDS encoding methionine ABC transporter ATP-binding protein produces MIKLSNIQKIYNEGTASEVRALKNISLHIKKGEIFGVIGLSGAGKSTLIRLINLLERPTSGEVIVDNVNLLELNENKLRESRRNIGMIFQSFNLLSSATVEKNVAFPFEIEGRLDKEQIQKEVSSLLDMVGLKDKAKMYPAQLSGGQKQRVGIARALAMKPKILLCDEATSALDPKTTSEILELLKDLRKNLDLTIVIITHQMEVIKECCDKVAVIDGGVITELGSTIDIFTDPKMELTRRLVGSAVRRGLPEILKHTQIQENYTQGSKAVVELLFLGPKADAPVIVDVARLTNCQISILAGNIDHIQEEPFGLIVVELEGDRETIHTAISEFEKRVKKVEVLGYDNRIQLAKY; encoded by the coding sequence GTGATAAAGCTTTCAAATATTCAAAAAATCTATAATGAGGGCACCGCATCTGAGGTCAGAGCCCTTAAAAATATTTCGCTGCACATTAAAAAAGGCGAAATCTTTGGCGTCATAGGTCTGTCAGGTGCCGGCAAATCCACTCTGATACGCCTTATCAATCTGCTTGAAAGACCAACCTCAGGCGAGGTTATTGTTGATAATGTCAATCTGCTTGAGCTTAATGAAAATAAATTAAGAGAAAGCCGTCGCAATATAGGCATGATCTTTCAGAGCTTCAATCTGCTCTCATCTGCAACAGTTGAGAAAAATGTAGCTTTCCCCTTTGAGATAGAGGGACGTCTTGATAAAGAGCAGATTCAAAAGGAGGTCTCCTCCCTTTTAGATATGGTAGGCCTTAAGGATAAGGCCAAGATGTATCCTGCACAGTTATCCGGCGGACAGAAACAGCGTGTTGGTATTGCCAGAGCTCTTGCTATGAAGCCTAAGATCCTTTTGTGCGATGAGGCCACCTCAGCTCTCGATCCAAAGACCACATCCGAGATTTTAGAGCTGTTAAAGGATTTAAGAAAAAATCTTGATCTGACTATTGTCATCATTACCCATCAGATGGAAGTTATCAAGGAGTGCTGCGATAAGGTTGCTGTTATTGACGGCGGCGTTATTACCGAGCTTGGCTCCACCATTGATATCTTTACCGATCCTAAGATGGAGCTGACACGCCGTCTTGTGGGCTCGGCCGTACGTCGCGGCCTGCCTGAGATTCTAAAGCACACTCAGATACAGGAGAACTACACTCAAGGCTCCAAAGCTGTAGTTGAGCTTTTATTTTTAGGACCTAAAGCCGATGCCCCTGTGATTGTGGATGTGGCCAGACTTACCAACTGTCAGATAAGTATTTTAGCCGGCAATATAGATCATATTCAGGAAGAGCCTTTTGGTCTTATAGTAGTTGAGCTTGAGGGCGACAGAGAAACCATACATACAGCCATAAGTGAATTTGAAAAGCGCGTCAAGAAAGTGGAGGTTTTAGGTTATGACAACCGTATTCAACTGGCTAAATATTGA
- a CDS encoding methionine ABC transporter permease produces MTTVFNWLNIDNQEFIKLFNLLLDGTLQTLYMVSVSSFISALIGIPLGVLLLVTSKGYFWEMPNFYRILGALVNALRSVPFIILLVAVVPLTKILVGTRIGTTAAIVPLTIGTIPFIGRLVETSLRTVSFGLIEAATSMGATPWQIVRKILLPEAMPEIIQNITITVIVVIGCSAMAGAIGGGGLGDIAIRYGYMRFRGDIMASTVIILILMVQLVQVLGDYLTRRCDHR; encoded by the coding sequence ATGACAACCGTATTCAACTGGCTAAATATTGATAATCAGGAGTTTATAAAACTCTTTAATCTGCTGCTTGACGGTACACTGCAGACTTTATACATGGTCTCTGTTTCATCCTTTATCTCAGCTTTAATAGGTATTCCTTTAGGTGTACTGCTGCTTGTCACCTCAAAAGGCTATTTCTGGGAGATGCCAAACTTCTATCGTATCTTGGGCGCTCTGGTCAATGCCCTGCGCTCTGTGCCTTTTATTATTCTACTTGTGGCAGTTGTGCCATTAACCAAGATCCTCGTTGGCACCAGAATCGGCACCACAGCTGCCATTGTGCCTTTGACCATAGGCACTATTCCCTTTATAGGCCGTCTTGTGGAAACCTCTTTGCGCACTGTATCTTTTGGTCTTATAGAGGCAGCCACATCCATGGGTGCCACTCCATGGCAGATTGTAAGAAAAATTCTGCTGCCAGAGGCCATGCCCGAGATTATTCAGAATATAACCATTACTGTTATTGTGGTTATTGGCTGCTCGGCTATGGCCGGAGCCATTGGCGGAGGCGGTCTTGGTGATATTGCCATACGCTATGGCTATATGCGTTTTAGAGGCGATATTATGGCCTCAACTGTCATTATTCTTATTTTAATGGTGCAGCTGGTACAGGTTTTAGGTGATTATCTGACCCGACGCTGCGATCATCGCTAG